The following are from one region of the Peromyscus leucopus breed LL Stock chromosome 18, UCI_PerLeu_2.1, whole genome shotgun sequence genome:
- the LOC114683562 gene encoding olfactory receptor 12-like, whose amino-acid sequence MKSEQKKNYSEVTEFILLGFRAPPKFQVFLFLVFLMIYMITVVGNVSMIIVIKMDSRLQTPMYFFLRNLSYLDLCYSTVIAPKTLANFLTSEKKISYNGCAAQFFFFALFVTTEGFLLAVMAFDRFSAICSPLHYPVHMSQKVCVRLVTGSYICGCTNSIVQTGFTFSLRFCGENRLDHFFCDVPALIKISCVDTFVNEIVLFILSALIIISTTTIILVSYGYILSTVLKIPSTHGRSKTFSTCGSHIAVVSLFYGTVFFMYAQPGSISSPEKSKIVAVFYTLIIPMLNPLIYSLRNKDVKDVVKKILGGKSSE is encoded by the coding sequence ATGAAGAGTGAGCAGAAGAAGAATTACTCAGAGGTAACAGAGTTCATCCTGTTGGGATTTAGAGCCCCTCCCAAGTTTCAAGTGTTCTTATTCTTAGTGTTCCTGATGATCTACATGATCACCGTGGTAGGGAATGTCAGCATGATAATTGTCATTAAGATGGACTCCAGACTCCAAACACCTATGTATTTCTTCCTTAGAAACTTGTCTTATTTAGATCTCTGCTATTCCACAGTCATTGCTCCCAAAACCTTAGCCAACTTCTTGacaagtgaaaagaaaatttcctacAATGGTTGTGCAGCCCAATTcttcttctttgctttgtttgttaCAACTGAAGGCTTCCTTCTTGCTGTCATGGCATTTGATCGATTCTCAGCCATTTGCTCCCCTCTCCATTACCCTGTGCACATGTCCCAAAAGGTATGTGTTCGGTTGGTAACTGGCTCCTACATCTGTGGATGCACCAACTCCATAGTTCAAACAGGTTTCACTTTTAGCTTGCGTTTCTGTGGAGAAAACAGGCTGGACCACTTTTTCTGTGATGTCCCAGCTCTGATTAAGATCTCATGTGTTGACACCTTTGTGAATGAGATCGTactgttcattctctctgctctcatCATCATCTCCACCACAACCATCATTCTGGTCTCCTATGGGTACATCCTTTCCACTGTCCTGAAGATCCCCTCCACCCATGGCAGGAGTAAGACCTTCTCCACTTGTGGTTCTCATATAGCAGTGGTGAGTTTATTCTATGGAACTGTGTTCTTCATGTATGCCCAGCCTGGATCCATCTCCTCACCAGAGAAAAGCAAGATTGTAGCTGTGTTTTATACACTTATAATACCCATGCTGAACCCTTTAATATATAGTCTAAGAAACAAAGATGTGAAAGATGTGGTGAAAAAAATATTAGGTGGAAAAAGTTCTGAGTGA